The DNA sequence AATCAAACCACAGAGGACACAGAGAGAAGAAAGACATAGAATGGAAAAACAACAGAAAATGGTAGAGTACACTGAGAAAAATAACAGAGTACACAGAGAACCCAGCTGAGCTGGATAAGTTAGAGTAACGTTCATCCTTCACGAACTCTAACTAACAAAAAGCCACCCCGCCACAGCGGGGTAAACTCCTAACAGGGATTTACACGGAATATAGATTATAAAGAGTTATCCACGAATACACACGAATAAACAGACAACAGAATTTTTCAACAGGGATTGAAAGAGAATTGTAAGAGATTAGAAAAGAAAAACAGATAACAAATAAAATCTTTAGCCACAGAATGACACAGAAATACACGGAAAAAAGAGAAGAACTAACAGAAAAGAAACACACATCTACCAAACAGAATGGCAGGCAGGGATTAAAACGGATTGACACAGATAAGAGCACGAAAAACAGAAAACAAAAAGATTAAATAGTGTAGAAAGTTTAGATAAAAACAGACAACCCAGCTTTGCTGGATAAGTTAGACTAATCCCGCCAAGGCGGGAAAAGTCTAACTAACAGAAAAAAGATGGAATTTAAGATTGACAAAGATAGGTTTTGAGAATATTAAGTATGAAGATACTTGAGGATGAAATAAATTAGGAGGGGAAGATGAAAAAAGTTTCGTTTTTGATTTTTAGCATTCTGGTTTTAATCGGAGCAGGAGTATCCTCGGCAAGCGAGTTAAAAGGCAATGAATTTATATTAGACACTAGTGTTACCTATGGCGCAGCGAGTGGTTATAAAAGAAATTCTGATGTAGCTTTTGATGGGGTTAATTATTTCGCCGTATGGCAGGATTCGCGCAGTGGTTTTTTTGCAGCTATTTATGGCGCAAGAATATCTCCTGCGGGGGTAGTTTTTAATAAGTCTAACATACCGATATCCCTTTCGGGCGGTTCTCCGGGTATAGCTTTTGACGGGGAAAATTATTTAGTGATATGGCAAGATTATCGCAATGTAAGCGCTAATATTTATGGTACAAGAATAAGAACTGATGGAAGTAGATTGGACACAAATGATATTCCAATATGGATTGCGCCTGACACTATAGGAAATGTTTCTATTGCTTTTGGGGATACGGTTTTTCTTATCGTATGGCAAAGTCTTTCTAAAGGGATACATGGTGTGATATTAAATAGAACGGGCGTTGTATTAGATACGCTCAATATATTAGCAGCTCCATATCAAGTGTGTCCTTCCGTTGCTTTTGACGGCGACAATTTTTTTGTTGTGTGGAGTGCAGGTTTTGCATCATCCGGAGATAGCGGGCTTTTAGCAAGGCGAGTTTCTTTAACGGGAGATTTGATAGATACTTCTAATATACTCATTACTCCGACAGGAGGAAGCAACCCTTCTGTAACTTTCGGCGACACGAATTATTTTACTGCATGGTCCGAGTATCGCAGCGGGCATTATGGTGTTTATGGAGCAAGAATAAGTAAAAATGGGGTTGTATTGGACAAACCAACAGGAAAATTGATATCTAATATGAGTACATCATATAATCCGTCTTATCCTTCAGTAGCTTCCAACGGAACAAACTATCTTGTTACCTGGCAGGATTCAAGTAGCATTGAGCACGGTATTCGCGCCGCGAGAATTGGTTTTGATGGAAGTATAATAGACACTTTCGCTTTAACTCCAACAATTACAGGACATGAACCATCGGCAGTATCCGATTCAACGGATTTTTTTATTGTCGCCCGTTCGGAACAAGTTATGCCTGACTATTGTAAATCTATTTATGGCACAAGAGTTGGAGGTAATGGGACGGTTATAGATACTCCCGGGATACTTTTATCTATTTCCGCAAACGGGCAACAATATCCTTCAGTCGCATTCGACGGGACAAATTACTTAGGAACATGGGTTGATTACAGAAGTAACAAACAAAATATTTATGGGACAAGAGTCAGCGCAGATGGAAATGTTTTAGATGAAAAAGCTTTTGTTATATCCCCTATTACCTATAATCAGAAGCCTTCTTTAATTTTCGGCGACTCGAATTATTTTGTAGTTTGGAGCGATAGTGGTTCGATTTATGGTTCAAGGGTTGATTCTAAAGGAATTGTATTGGATACGCCCGGCATGAAGATTTATAATTCAGATTCCTTATCTTCCTCCAGTCCATCAATATCTTTTGATGGACAAAATTATTTTGTAGTATGGAACGGAGTTGGGAAGTACCCTTACACTTATCAATTTATTCTTGGTGCAAGAGTAAATAAAGAAGGAGTAATAATAGATACAAATGCGATACAAATAGCTTTATCCGGGGAGAATAGAGTTCCTTTGGTTGCTTTTGATGGAGTAAATTATTTAGTTGTATGGCAAAACAACTATATTTACGGCGTTAGAATAAACAGTAGTGGAGTTGTGATAGATACTATTCCTATTCAAATTTCTACTTTTGGCGGAAATTCATCCATATCCTTTGGCAAGCAAAATTACTTAGTTGTATGGACTTCTACCAACTATGATATTTATGGTGCAAGAGTAGATACCGATGGTACTTTGCTTGATACATCCGGGATACCGATAAGCACTTTACCTGATTATGAACGCAACACCTCTGTTGCCTTTGATGGGGAAAATTACATTATCGTATGGGAGGGACACGATGGAAGTCAGTATGACATTCATAGCGCAAAGGTAAGTGAAGGAGGTGCCGTAATAAACGCAACGCCATTTATATCGGCAAAGGGGAATCAATATTCACCTGTAATATCTCACGGAGACAACAATAGGTGTCTTGTTCTTTACTCGGGTATTGCGGGACCCCCTTATGGCTGTGTCCGCACATGGGGAGCACTTTATGAGGGAATAGGAGTAGAAGAAAAATCAAATGTTAGAACCTCTTCGACTACGCTCAGGGTAACTGAAAATCCGTTTATTAAATCTACAGTTATAAAGTATTTCATACCCGTTAGAACTCGAGTGATATTAAGCGTTTACGATATTTCGGGAAGTTGTGTGAAGACATTAGTTAATGAAGAAAAACCTGCGGGAAGTTATAATCTAAACCTGAATGCAAAAGAATTAAAAACAGGAATATATTTTGTGAGACTAACAGCAGGCAGTTTTAAAGAGACGAGGAAATTGGTTTTGATGAAATAAGAAAATGACAATTATACTAGCATTATTTCTTTTTCAACAGACTTATGCAAGTGGCACGTGGACTAAATATGGGGCAACACTTGAGAATACGCATCTGCAATGGATGAGAGGGGCTATGATGTCCGCGCCTGAAGTAAAATGGTCATACAAAACAGGTGGAATGGAATCCTATGGTGCAGCAGTGGCAGACATTGACAAAGATGATACTATGGAGATAGTATTTGGAAGTGACGACTGCAAGGTGTATTGCCTAAATGGAATAACAGGAGGAGTAAAGTGGAGCTATTTAATAGGGCAAATTGTCAGACCATCGCCTGCAATAGCAGATGTGGATAAGGACGATACGATGGAAGTAGTAATCGGAAGTAATGACTCTAAAATTTATTGCATAAATGGAATAACGGGAGGAATAAAGTGGAGTTATAAGGCTGGAAATAATGCTGTAGTCTCTTCCTCAACAATAGCAGATATTGATAAAGATGACACGATGGAAGTAGTAGTTGGAAGTGACAGAGTCTATTGTCTTAATGGAATAACAGGAGGAGTAAAATGGAGTTATACAACTGGAGGGTATGTAGAATCTTCCCCAGCAATAGCAGATATCAACAAAGACGATACAATAGAAATAGTATTTGGAAGTTGGGATAATAAAGTTTATTGTCTTAATGGAATAACCGGGAATGTAAAATGGAGTTATAAAACTGGGAGAACGATACGCTCCTCTCCGGCAATAGCAGATGTCAATAATGATACGATAGAAGTAGTGATTGGAAGTAATGACAGTACGGTTTATTGTCTTAATGGAGTAACCGGAGAAGTGAAATGGAGTTATACAACTGGAGATATTATATTATCTTCACCGGCAATAGCAGATGTGGATAAAGACGATACACTGGAAGCAGTAATTGGAAGTAATGACAAAAAAGCCTATTGCTTTAACGGGGTAAGTGGAACTCTAAAATGGAGTTATGTGACAACAGGTTTTGTTCATAGAGGCATTTCCATTGCTGATATTAATATGGATAATAGGTTTGAAGTTCTTGTCCCTAATAGGGATAACTATTTACGTTGTCTTAATGGCGAAGATGGCTCATTTTTATGGGAAAAACAATTATACAGTGATTTTCACGACATAGCTATTGCAGACATTGATAATGATGGATGCGTAGAATTGGTGGTTGGTATTGGGTGGAATTACACTATTTATGCGCTTGACGATATTAGTAATTCCACTAATTGCGGATGTATGGGGGTGGAAGAAGGAAAATCAAATATTAAAACCCCTTCGACTATGCTCAGGGCAAGTCAAAATCCGTATTTTCAATCAACAATTATTTCCTTCTCCGTAGGGGACAGTCGGGACTGTTCCTTGAAACTTTATGATTTATCGGGTCGATGCGTGAAAACTCTCGTCAACGAACTCAAACCCGCAGGGAATTATAATGTCCCAGTAAATACAAAAGGGTTATCGGCAGGCATTTACTTTGCTACTCTCATTGCCGATAATTACAAGGAGACAAAAAAACTTATATTAATGAAGTAGGTGGAAAAACTATGAAAAAACACATTATTTATCTTATGCTATTTTTACTATCAACCGCATTATCCGCATCCGCACCGGACACCCTCTGGACAAGAACTTACGGCGGGATTAATAGTGATGAGGGATGTTGCGTATGTCAGACTGAGGATAGCAACTTTATAATTGCAGGGTCTACTAATTCTTTTGGTGCCGGCAAAAGTGATATTTATGTTATAAAAGTTGACCTGAACGGAGATACTATCTGGACAAAAACTTATGGCGGGATTTCGAATGATTACGGCGAATACATATGTCCAACTGCCGATAACGGATTTATAATTACGGGATATACAGGGTATACAAGATACACTGATTATGACAGTACGGATGTTTGCCTTATAAAAATTGACGGGAATGGCGATACGCTATGGACAAGAACTTACGGCG is a window from the bacterium genome containing:
- a CDS encoding T9SS type A sorting domain-containing protein — encoded protein: MKKVSFLIFSILVLIGAGVSSASELKGNEFILDTSVTYGAASGYKRNSDVAFDGVNYFAVWQDSRSGFFAAIYGARISPAGVVFNKSNIPISLSGGSPGIAFDGENYLVIWQDYRNVSANIYGTRIRTDGSRLDTNDIPIWIAPDTIGNVSIAFGDTVFLIVWQSLSKGIHGVILNRTGVVLDTLNILAAPYQVCPSVAFDGDNFFVVWSAGFASSGDSGLLARRVSLTGDLIDTSNILITPTGGSNPSVTFGDTNYFTAWSEYRSGHYGVYGARISKNGVVLDKPTGKLISNMSTSYNPSYPSVASNGTNYLVTWQDSSSIEHGIRAARIGFDGSIIDTFALTPTITGHEPSAVSDSTDFFIVARSEQVMPDYCKSIYGTRVGGNGTVIDTPGILLSISANGQQYPSVAFDGTNYLGTWVDYRSNKQNIYGTRVSADGNVLDEKAFVISPITYNQKPSLIFGDSNYFVVWSDSGSIYGSRVDSKGIVLDTPGMKIYNSDSLSSSSPSISFDGQNYFVVWNGVGKYPYTYQFILGARVNKEGVIIDTNAIQIALSGENRVPLVAFDGVNYLVVWQNNYIYGVRINSSGVVIDTIPIQISTFGGNSSISFGKQNYLVVWTSTNYDIYGARVDTDGTLLDTSGIPISTLPDYERNTSVAFDGENYIIVWEGHDGSQYDIHSAKVSEGGAVINATPFISAKGNQYSPVISHGDNNRCLVLYSGIAGPPYGCVRTWGALYEGIGVEEKSNVRTSSTTLRVTENPFIKSTVIKYFIPVRTRVILSVYDISGSCVKTLVNEEKPAGSYNLNLNAKELKTGIYFVRLTAGSFKETRKLVLMK
- a CDS encoding PQQ-binding-like beta-propeller repeat protein; the encoded protein is MTIILALFLFQQTYASGTWTKYGATLENTHLQWMRGAMMSAPEVKWSYKTGGMESYGAAVADIDKDDTMEIVFGSDDCKVYCLNGITGGVKWSYLIGQIVRPSPAIADVDKDDTMEVVIGSNDSKIYCINGITGGIKWSYKAGNNAVVSSSTIADIDKDDTMEVVVGSDRVYCLNGITGGVKWSYTTGGYVESSPAIADINKDDTIEIVFGSWDNKVYCLNGITGNVKWSYKTGRTIRSSPAIADVNNDTIEVVIGSNDSTVYCLNGVTGEVKWSYTTGDIILSSPAIADVDKDDTLEAVIGSNDKKAYCFNGVSGTLKWSYVTTGFVHRGISIADINMDNRFEVLVPNRDNYLRCLNGEDGSFLWEKQLYSDFHDIAIADIDNDGCVELVVGIGWNYTIYALDDISNSTNCGCMGVEEGKSNIKTPSTMLRASQNPYFQSTIISFSVGDSRDCSLKLYDLSGRCVKTLVNELKPAGNYNVPVNTKGLSAGIYFATLIADNYKETKKLILMK